GAGAAGAGGATATAGCGCCCCGCCTCGGGCAGCGGAAAGAGGTTGCGCGGCTGGGAAACCTCGACCCGGTCGCGCACCCGCAGTTCGCGGTGCAGCGAGCGCGAGCCGCCGCGCGAGGTCGCATCCTGGCGCACGCAGACCAGATACCGGCGCTCCTCCTCGGCCCGCCCGCAGAGCGAATATTGCCGCAACATCCCCGAAGGCGTGCGCAGGTCGATATGGGCGCCGGGGGCATAGGGCGGCAGCGCCGCCCCATCCGGCGCCATCAGCTCGATGTCGAGATTGTCGTCGCCATTGATGCGCAGCGCCGAAACGATGAGTTCCATGGCACCCCCTCAGGCAATGAAGAAATGGCTGAGACCAAGATCGCGCAGGCCCCGACGATAGTTGATCGAGCTGCGGTCGGCGGGGATATGCGCCTCCATCCGGGGATCGAGCGGCAGGTTTTCGGGCTTTTGCTGCTCGACCATCTCGGCATCCTCGGCAAAGACGCGCAGGTTAAACTCATGGACCTCTTCGACCGGGCGGTCGGTGTCGAAATTGCGCGCAATCGGGCAGAAAAGCCGGGTCTGGCGGGCCGAGACCGGCGAGGCCGCATTCAGGATCACCAGCCGCTTTCCTTCCGGGAAATGCACGGTCAGCGTCGCCGAAAACGGCAGATGGCAGTGGAAATGACGCAGCCATTGAAAGCCCTCGGGCGAGGGATCGGGCACGCCATTCGGGTAGTTGCTGATGCTCGACCAATATTCCGCCTCAAAGCCGGTTGCGGTTGGCTTGGTCTCGTAATTCGGCACGACCGGATCGTCGGGATCGGCAAAGGTCGCGGCATGGATGAAGGCGAAATGCGCGACATCGAGAAAGCCCTCAAGCTGGCGCCCGGCAAAACCGGCGATGTCGAAGGCGGGCACGTTGATGAGCTGATAGCCCGCCTCGCCCCAATGCGGCATCGGCGGCACGGCGGTGGTGGTGGTGGCGGTGGTGGCGGTGGTGGCGGTGGCCCCCTCGCCCTCAGCCGGGCGCAGGCAGGTCCAGACCAGCCCATAGGCGAGCTGGACCGGGTAGGATTTCAGATGCAGCTTGGCAGGAATCGCGGTCGCGGGATGGGCGGGCACCTCGATGCATTTGCCGCCCGCGCCGAATTTCAGCCCGTGATAGGGGCAGCGCACGCCCAGACAATCCTTGTTTGCGCCCATGGTCAGCGGCACGCCGCGATGGGTGCAGATATCATTGGCGACCACGACCTCGTCACCCACGCGGTAGACCACCAAGGGCTCGTCCAAAAGCCGCGCGCCGACCAGCCCCTTGGCGTCGAGATCGCGGATCAGCGCGACCGGATACCAATGCCGCGCCAGAATGCGCCAGTCGTCGGGATCAAAGCTGCAATGGCGCGGCAGGTCGCTGTGATCGGGGGAATT
This genomic stretch from Paracoccus aminophilus JCM 7686 harbors:
- a CDS encoding Rieske 2Fe-2S domain-containing protein; the protein is MNVQVRPNSPDHSDLPRHCSFDPDDWRILARHWYPVALIRDLDAKGLVGARLLDEPLVVYRVGDEVVVANDICTHRGVPLTMGANKDCLGVRCPYHGLKFGAGGKCIEVPAHPATAIPAKLHLKSYPVQLAYGLVWTCLRPAEGEGATATTATTATTTTAVPPMPHWGEAGYQLINVPAFDIAGFAGRQLEGFLDVAHFAFIHAATFADPDDPVVPNYETKPTATGFEAEYWSSISNYPNGVPDPSPEGFQWLRHFHCHLPFSATLTVHFPEGKRLVILNAASPVSARQTRLFCPIARNFDTDRPVEEVHEFNLRVFAEDAEMVEQQKPENLPLDPRMEAHIPADRSSINYRRGLRDLGLSHFFIA